The candidate division KSB1 bacterium sequence GTAGCGGAGACGCCATCGATTCCTTGCTTGAGAGAAGCGGCACTTCGGTTGAGCTTTCCGCCGGGCTGCTGACGTCAAGCGCCTACATCTCGGCGCTCAAGGAGCACGCGGGCCTGGCGTTCGAGATCCTCTCGGAGATCCTGCGCCATCCCGCCTTTCCTCCGGAGAAGATCGAGCTGGCTAAGATCGCACAGCGCACCTCCATCGCTCGCCGCAACGATAACCCCATGCAGATCGTTAATCGCGAGTTCTTCAAGCTAATCTATGGGGCAGACAGTCCCTACGCCCGACACACCGAATACGCCACCATCGATGCCATCACCCGCGAGGATCTCGTGGCTTACCACCGCGCCTATTTTCATCCCAACAACTTCATTCTGGGTGTGTGGGGCGATTTCGACTCCCAGGCGATGTTGGACCTGGTGAAGAGCTATTTCGGATCCTGGCCCCGGGGCGAAGTCCAGAAACCCTCGCTGCCGCCGGTCAACTACCAGTGGGACTACACCGTGAACTTTGTTCAGAAGCCCGACCTGAACCAGTCCTACATCATGCTCGGCCATATCGGCGGGATCCGCAGCAACCCCGACTACTTCACCTGGGAGGTGATGAACGAGATCCTCGGCGGCAGCTTTACGAGCCGGTTGTTCCGGGTGGTGAGATCGCGGATGGGCCTGGCCTATTCGGTCTTTGGCACGTACGGCGCCAACTACAACTACCCAGGGGTCTTCTACGTGGGCTGCCAGACCAAGCTCGGCAGTACGGTGAAGGCAATTCGTGCCATGCTGGACCAGGTCCGCAGTCTCCGGGAGAAAGAGGTGAGTGACGAGGAACTCGCTCAGGCCAAGGAGAGCTTCCTCAACTCCTTCGTCTTCAACTTCGACAGCAAGCGCGAGATCGTAGAGCGACTCATGACCTACGAGTACTACGGCTATCCTCCTGATTTCCTCGACCGTCTGCGCGAGGGCGTCAGCAAGGTGACAAAGCAGGATATCCTGAGGGTCGCACACGAATACCTCCGACCCGATCAGGTGCGCATCTTGGTGGTTGGGAAGGAAGACGGACTGGACGAGCCCCTGTCTGTGTTAGGCCCGGTCCGGACGATCGACATCACGATCCCGCAATAAGCGCCGGAGCGACTGAGAGCCGAGAGCCCCACGTCGTTCTCGTTCCCGCAGGGCTGTTCGTTCGCAGAGGTCTCGGATCGGCGGGTGAAGTGGGTCGGGGCGAAGCAGGGTAGGCCCGTGCAGAGGCCTAAGGACGCCAGAGGAGCACAAGATGAGATCCCGTTGCGCCTTCGTCGGGGAGCCCCGACCCACCACCTGCCCGAAATCCTGGTGCTTTGCCTTGCCTGGTGCCTCGCGTCCTGCCACGGAAGGCAGGAGCCGCAGCGGGAAAGCGACCTTGCGGTCAGCGAGGCAGCGCCCTACGCTCAGATCGAGGTCGGGGGTCCGTACGTGGGGATCGAAGCCCACCGCAGTTCCCCCCTGCTGAACCGCGTCAGTTTCTATTACCCTGTGGCCAACAGCATCGATCGGAGCGAGGACTACTGGAGTCGCGACCGGTGGCGGGTGTTTTTCCTGGCCGTACGCACTGGGAACGCCGTTCCGGAGCTGATCGGGGTGGAGCCCCTCGCCCATGAGGTGACCCCTTACTCCGTCCGTTTCACGGCGGAAAAGCCTGCCTATGCCCTATCGATCGCCTTTTCCTTTTGCGAGAACCTTCCGGCGTTCGTAACCGTCCTCACCCTGAAGAACAAGCTTCCCCGTCGCGAGACGTTCGAGGTACGTACGCACCTCGACGCCGTCCTGCGCACCAGTCACAGCTACCGCCGCGAAGGGAAGGCCCGAATGGAACTCGACGGGAAGGCGGCCGTGACCTGGATACGCTACGCGTCGCCCGCCACAGGTCCGACCCTGCTTTTCGCAGGTAATGCCGGCGAGAAGCCCTGGCTCACCCTTCTGGCCCCTCGGGATTCCACAGAGACGGCATCCCCGGGGCCGCCCGCCTGGCTTATCCAAAAGGAAGCAGTTTCGGCACCGGCTGCGCGACTCGACACGGAAAACCCCGCCGTGGGTCAGGTGTACCGCCGCGCCCTTGGCCCGGGTCAGGAAATGAGGGTAGTCCAGTTCATCGGAATGTGTCGCCCGGAGGAAGGCGGCCCACTTGTTCGCCGTGTGCGGCGCAGCTGGCGCCGCGAGATCGCCGCCCACCGCCGTTCGGCTCTTCAAGCCGCGCACCTGCAAGCTCCGATCTTCCTGGATGACCCGACCTTGGATCACGGCGTTCACTGGGCGAGGGCCGTGCTCAAGGTGAACCGCCATTATCTCGACGGACAGCTGGTTCCTATGCCGTGTCCCGCCGAGTACAATTTCTTTTTCGCACATGATGCCCTCATGACGGACCTGGCGGTGTGCCTTTTCGATCCCAGGCAGGTCCGCCGGGACCTGCTCTTTCTGGCCCGGCACGCAGATTCCGCAGCCACTCTGCCCCATGCCTACTACTGGCGCGACGACCGCTACGTGACGGAGTTTGCCTCGGCCGATAACTGGAACCATGCCTGGCTTCTCCTGGTGGCGGGACGCTACTATCGACACACCCAGGACCGCGAGACTCTGCAGCAGATCTGGCCCATGCTCGGGCGCAGCCTCCAGTTGTCCCTTACCAACCTCCACAAGGACAGTCTGATCTGGGCCTACCGTCCGGATTGGTGGGACGTCGGGCACGTCCACGGGCCCCGATCCTACCTGACGAGCCTGACGGCGGCAGCGGTTCAAGAATTCGCAACTCTGGCTTGGCTGCTGGGAGAAAAGGAACCTCTGGTCCAGCTCGAGCGGCTGAGTCTGAGGATGAAGAGGGCGCTCCTCGCGCGTCTGTGGGACGAAAGGCGAGGATACCTCGTCGATCGATTCGAAGATGGCACCTTCGAAAGCCACCTGTACTCCGGGGCGCTTCTGGCCGCTCACCTCGGACTTCTGGACTCGGCAAAGGTGCAACGTCTGGTCCGCACAGCCCAAGATTACCTCGTCGATTCTTCCCTCGGGGTTCGGAACGTCTGGCCCGCAGATTTCCACCGGCTCGTAGAGGCCTATCGACTGAATGGACTGGAGGCCGGTCCCCCATATTCGTATCTGAACGGCGGAATCTGGCCGCACGGAAATGCCTGG is a genomic window containing:
- a CDS encoding insulinase family protein, translating into MRWKTGSLRCRRLGLALAIAMIWLNHTALAQKHYQEIKFPPLRKFEIPRPQRVVLDNGMIVFLIEDHELPLVEASLLIGAGSAYDPGDKVGLAAIATEVIRTGGSTSRSGDAIDSLLERSGTSVELSAGLLTSSAYISALKEHAGLAFEILSEILRHPAFPPEKIELAKIAQRTSIARRNDNPMQIVNREFFKLIYGADSPYARHTEYATIDAITREDLVAYHRAYFHPNNFILGVWGDFDSQAMLDLVKSYFGSWPRGEVQKPSLPPVNYQWDYTVNFVQKPDLNQSYIMLGHIGGIRSNPDYFTWEVMNEILGGSFTSRLFRVVRSRMGLAYSVFGTYGANYNYPGVFYVGCQTKLGSTVKAIRAMLDQVRSLREKEVSDEELAQAKESFLNSFVFNFDSKREIVERLMTYEYYGYPPDFLDRLREGVSKVTKQDILRVAHEYLRPDQVRILVVGKEDGLDEPLSVLGPVRTIDITIPQ